The Apium graveolens cultivar Ventura chromosome 6, ASM990537v1, whole genome shotgun sequence genome contains a region encoding:
- the LOC141665924 gene encoding uncharacterized protein LOC141665924 gives MTQAGNRNGGKFFEHCGKMHSGVCYWISRSCFNCGQKGHTIRDCKQPLKKSGDQNDQNRKNNQKTGGRVFSITAKDAANTPGTIIGTLSIGNGNATVLFDTGVTHSFVFTFYVKHLCIAPTTLSSEFSIGNPIGVNTYVNSRYHDCVVIVDDRKLFVDLLPILMQDFDAILGMDWLERHKATIDCQGKK, from the coding sequence ATGACTCAAGCTGGAAATCGGAATGGAGGAAAATTTTTTGAGCATTGCGGGAAGATGCACAGTGGTGTTTGTTATTGGATTAGTAGGTCATGCTTCAACTGCGGCCAGAAGGGCCATACTATTCGAGATTGCAAGCAGCCATTGAAGAAGTCAGGGGACCAGAACGATCAGAATAGGAAAAATAATCAGAAGACTGGTGGACGTGTCTTTTCTATTACCGCAAAGGATGCTGCAAATACCCCAGGTACCATTATAGGAACACTTTCTATTGGCAATGGGAATGCTACGGTCTTATTTGACACTGGTGTTACACACTCATTTGTCTTTACATTTTATGTTAAACACTTATGCATTGCACCTACTACGCTTTCATCAGAATTTTCTATTGGAAACCCTATTGGAGTAAATACATATGTGAACTCTCGTTACCATGATTGTGTAGTCATAGTTGATGATAGGAAATTATTTGTGGATCTATTGCCTATTCTGATGCAAGATTTCGATGCCatcttgggaatggattggttagagCGGCATAAGGCTACTATTGATTGTCAaggaaaaaaataa